The Echinicola rosea genome has a segment encoding these proteins:
- a CDS encoding fibrobacter succinogenes major paralogous domain-containing protein produces the protein MNKKNYFILIFLLGLLSSCMQEATENAPRLGKVSFSSIVFEDLKSSQPNSRTTSLSDWQHVLPEEAEVLFTHKDTGQEYMLTYNPYDLLAGATITLPYGPYTYYTKVWGADEAKYLPYKLSGEFDLNSSQLNITVKATTKFGLITVDATHVKEAYLDNGKALQRTEDGKYYYLYVKKGSRRSLTVVENFHNQPLQQELTLQGYRHYHYKLELTENEAGPSLIRLNLGEFHFDFNNVNIAGEGQTVTDAEGNVYPIVKIGNQYWMGENLASSTYCNGETIPALQLPMKWEENPYHEYVLTRGDGAREVTNFYYPASVALSDENICPCNWHVSTDEDWKTLERYLGIDESEMESTSHLRGIGAELADKIMANDWTDYYSPALTGIRITNTSRFSAYPTGGVDFDYESGYYFGINTASAAVWYSTTTLGEIISRTIFPNGNGVYDGSGISRGRSLYGRHMPIRCVKD, from the coding sequence ATGAACAAAAAAAACTACTTTATCCTGATTTTCTTGCTTGGGCTATTGTCCAGCTGTATGCAAGAAGCTACCGAAAATGCTCCACGGCTTGGAAAAGTCTCGTTTTCCAGTATTGTTTTTGAGGACCTGAAATCCTCTCAGCCAAACAGCCGCACGACCTCCCTCTCGGATTGGCAGCATGTTTTGCCCGAGGAAGCAGAGGTATTATTTACGCATAAGGACACCGGTCAGGAATATATGCTGACGTACAATCCATACGATTTACTGGCCGGAGCCACCATCACTTTGCCCTATGGGCCATACACCTACTACACCAAGGTATGGGGAGCAGATGAAGCAAAATACTTGCCCTACAAGCTAAGCGGTGAGTTTGACCTTAACAGCTCCCAATTGAATATCACGGTCAAGGCCACCACTAAGTTTGGCCTGATCACCGTGGATGCTACGCATGTAAAGGAGGCATACCTCGATAATGGCAAAGCCCTTCAACGGACCGAAGATGGTAAATACTACTACCTGTATGTAAAAAAAGGCAGCCGTAGGAGCCTTACGGTGGTGGAAAACTTTCATAACCAACCCTTGCAGCAAGAGCTTACTTTACAAGGATATCGCCATTACCATTATAAGCTGGAACTGACAGAAAATGAAGCGGGACCGAGCCTCATTAGACTCAACCTCGGAGAGTTTCATTTTGACTTCAACAATGTCAACATAGCTGGAGAAGGCCAAACGGTCACTGACGCGGAGGGCAATGTCTATCCGATCGTTAAAATCGGAAACCAATACTGGATGGGAGAAAACCTTGCCTCCAGTACCTATTGCAATGGTGAAACTATCCCAGCTCTGCAGCTGCCAATGAAATGGGAAGAAAACCCCTATCACGAATATGTCCTAACAAGAGGTGATGGAGCCAGGGAAGTCACCAATTTTTACTACCCCGCATCTGTGGCCTTAAGCGATGAAAATATCTGCCCGTGCAACTGGCATGTGAGTACTGATGAAGACTGGAAGACCCTGGAACGGTACCTGGGCATTGACGAGAGTGAAATGGAGAGTACCTCTCATCTTCGAGGAATTGGTGCAGAGCTGGCCGATAAAATCATGGCCAATGATTGGACAGATTATTATTCTCCAGCGCTCACGGGTATTCGTATCACGAACACAAGTAGGTTTTCTGCATATCCCACGGGAGGAGTGGATTTTGATTATGAAAGTGGCTACTATTTTGGGATCAATACTGCCTCAGCGGCTGTATGGTATAGCACTACCACTTTAGGAGAAATTATTAGCAGGACCATTTTCCCTAACGGCAATGGTGTTTACGATGGCTCAGGAATTTCTCGGGGAAGATCTCTCTACGGACGCCACATGCCCATCAGGTGTGTGAAGGATTGA
- a CDS encoding Ig-like domain-containing protein, translated as MKLRSTLLTAIGMAMFFSCSNGDENPNDNQINLSESSIEIDVDQNFKLETSFNREGYSTNEFKWESDSSIVASVSGDGTVTGKIKGETTIRVTTNDGQFSGECQVKVNPINFLYVEPLFAFGEGMEYFKSNENRTLGNQSDDGLVFNDSNVDVEMVMYLFENAKMYGGAVILKSTESVAERTIDFLRQRYIPVGNENDVYYFADNDVIAGVTVDSQLGLTVMYLELSESESGRIDIKAAINEGFEKLRAKDL; from the coding sequence ATGAAACTACGATCTACTCTACTAACGGCCATTGGCATGGCCATGTTTTTTTCATGCTCCAATGGAGACGAGAACCCGAACGACAACCAAATAAACCTTAGTGAATCATCCATTGAGATAGATGTGGACCAAAATTTTAAGCTGGAAACGTCTTTTAACCGTGAGGGCTATTCAACCAATGAATTTAAATGGGAATCCGACAGCTCCATTGTTGCCAGTGTATCAGGTGATGGTACAGTCACCGGTAAAATCAAAGGAGAAACAACTATCCGTGTCACTACCAATGATGGCCAGTTCTCGGGAGAATGCCAAGTGAAGGTAAATCCAATCAATTTTTTATACGTTGAACCTCTATTTGCTTTCGGTGAAGGCATGGAATACTTTAAATCAAACGAAAATAGAACCCTTGGTAATCAGTCCGATGATGGATTGGTATTTAACGATTCAAATGTGGATGTGGAAATGGTCATGTACCTTTTTGAAAATGCCAAAATGTATGGAGGGGCGGTAATCCTAAAATCCACTGAATCGGTAGCCGAAAGAACCATTGATTTTTTGCGGCAAAGATACATCCCGGTAGGTAACGAGAACGATGTGTATTATTTCGCTGACAATGATGTGATAGCAGGTGTAACCGTTGATAGCCAGCTAGGTCTTACCGTCATGTATTTGGAGCTCAGCGAAAGCGAATCTGGAAGGATTGATATAAAGGCCGCTATCAATGAAGGATTTGAAAAATTAAGGGCTAAAGACCTGTAA
- a CDS encoding DUF6291 domain-containing protein, translating to MMSEKKSFVLYNDLIEVVKELPMEKRGELFTVILEFVNGENIEINDLLIKVVFAPIRQALIRDREKYESIVERNRENGKKGGRPAKPKEPSRFSGNPAKPKKADNDIDIDIDIDIDNDILSFHNQDPLPVQKATKDIASFFNITEMSNTKSYMAIGDFARCLFERGDLKDLAIQFNAYRKLKEANGFKHGWQKYIGTREEKYNNGAWCEKDWTKEKIEMSEDDKPKKLSYSIK from the coding sequence ATGATGAGTGAAAAGAAGTCATTCGTTCTTTACAATGACCTTATTGAGGTTGTGAAGGAGCTACCCATGGAGAAAAGAGGCGAGCTATTCACTGTGATCCTTGAATTCGTTAACGGTGAAAATATTGAAATAAACGACCTGCTAATCAAGGTTGTTTTCGCCCCAATAAGGCAAGCTCTTATTCGAGACCGTGAAAAATATGAGTCGATAGTAGAGCGAAATAGAGAGAATGGAAAGAAAGGAGGACGCCCGGCAAAACCCAAAGAACCCAGTAGGTTTTCTGGCAACCCAGCAAAACCCAAAAAAGCCGATAATGATATTGATATTGATATTGATATTGATATTGATAATGATATTTTAAGTTTTCATAATCAAGATCCTTTACCAGTTCAAAAAGCCACCAAGGACATTGCATCATTTTTCAACATCACAGAAATGTCAAACACCAAATCCTACATGGCTATTGGTGATTTTGCAAGATGCCTGTTTGAACGGGGCGACCTAAAGGATTTGGCAATACAGTTTAACGCCTACAGGAAACTAAAAGAGGCCAACGGGTTTAAACATGGATGGCAAAAGTACATTGGAACCCGTGAGGAAAAATACAACAATGGGGCATGGTGTGAAAAAGACTGGACAAAAGAGAAAATTGAAATGTCAGAAGATGACAAGCCAAAAAAACTAAGCTATTCCATAAAATAA
- a CDS encoding tape measure protein, which produces MAVQVNDGGLYWKAGIDTSGLERDAKKVEDIFDGLTKEQANQEKKLLSKLSQNYREVYQDGLRAFQQMTPEMQKQLSILQSFQTELSQVSSAQKKLDSQFQKGRISQVEYNRATAGLSVRTQELKTNIEQYSNSIRANNAVMNAANGSIDQKRAKLQQLQKSYTALSESERQNAAVGGRLEKQIRSLDKEITKLDRSMKGARSSGKVLNQILLATTGLFTIQQGSRLVNDIIQVRGEIEKLQVSFETMLQSKADAERLMADIVQIATSTPFKLTEVADATKQLLAYGFAQEEIKGELLAIGNVASGVGATFQEVAYAYGTLKTQGRAFARDIRQFTTRGIPVVRELAEQFNVTEKEINEMVSAGKIGFPEVQKAFQSLTTEGGIFFNLMEKQSETVTGQIAKLQDRLQLMFNEIGKSNEGLIKGGIQSISFLIENYERVIDTIGVLVTAYGSYRAALVITQALEAAVTAGEIKSVSVKGLLRLATLNLQKAQALLNTTMLANPYVAVATALGVLVGAFVFLRDEVEEVEKSQDRLNRLYTDVNNSVSEQQAKIGQLVSILQDQNVAESVRLKAYKDLNNISPDIVRGLSFEEAKTKDLTAAIYGYINALRDRREEEALINEGVTIAQKRAELEQRLIDQQERLNQLRKESQTLSSSGAASNSGQIAAANREIQTTQENLSRLLQSQEDINRKLGDTFDDTSESVQKQIEFYKQVQKAFKDTSSEYKQYEDEIQKLREKLTDTEDQPERAAQNKAYFEQIIQENTEGLNALDKSADDFEKRAKEYREKILSAQQNLEAFSTKSDKKEQNEAVKEREEVLKELEKLEDKYYKKSFERGEQEIRDTERRFKELRELAVKNGLGGRVVDRIDSLEDRATGDIAYRTETSLLEDELKKREQLYREYTDYVNDFGIQAARERYGVELEEVKSYIEKAQKEYQNLASTPAGDRSGVEQERLEFLQEVLDKEKEYQNKQYDQLLLSVQNYEQKRNALTEQYQRERAEIVSRGDFEYLQEFDRQFKEQITKLNEEAAINVTGFQKFFDNIETMSRSAALEGIAQLRKEFEKLFKKGLIDEGQLDNFITFLRNAEENVQNELPEGLSEISSQLNDIVGTIGDVNSGFGQTLRVVSDLIQRTAQVKTNIEAFKTAQSTGNALGAIGAGLGIAGGVFAGIQAVAGIVNSISQQSRLAEQQVLEFQSKVEKGELRLNALYRERRALAAEIENSMTKNFQSQTNALQQNIREINEEFNGIFGQLTRSVSGEDLSKLNDSFYQDSNNLFKKYMDKLGDSVYEVEPRIERGFLGIGKTVVRQFESLAGMSYENIEKIYDQLTPQAKELFDQLKEQRAEMEEWTQQLEELREAYKDALVGGIDGLSIADTIIEGFRQGKRAAEDFGTDLEEIVRNAMLEGFKYRILEEPLNKIIDQFGEDALDGLDNNEIEKFVKSVNGVITSSGPAFDAMNKALSEVGISLEETQSNAGSAVGSIQRSITEETGSELAGLFRSFYDNQKIANNYLFEQLQIGLQQVNYLQEIAQWQARSYKELVSINRNTKGNSNGYDRP; this is translated from the coding sequence ATGGCAGTTCAGGTAAACGATGGCGGATTATATTGGAAAGCCGGGATAGACACTTCCGGACTTGAAAGGGATGCCAAAAAGGTAGAAGATATATTCGATGGTCTTACCAAAGAACAGGCCAACCAGGAAAAGAAACTACTTTCCAAACTTTCCCAGAATTACCGCGAAGTATATCAAGATGGATTGAGGGCTTTTCAGCAAATGACGCCTGAAATGCAAAAACAACTTTCCATCCTTCAATCATTCCAAACAGAACTATCACAGGTATCATCAGCACAAAAGAAACTTGATTCCCAATTCCAAAAAGGAAGGATAAGCCAAGTCGAATACAACAGAGCCACCGCTGGACTGTCAGTAAGGACACAGGAGCTCAAAACAAACATAGAACAATACTCCAATAGCATTAGGGCAAACAATGCCGTTATGAATGCCGCAAATGGTTCCATTGACCAAAAGCGGGCAAAATTACAACAGCTTCAAAAATCCTACACTGCGCTAAGTGAATCAGAAAGACAGAATGCAGCAGTAGGCGGTAGGCTTGAAAAGCAAATAAGATCGCTTGACAAGGAGATTACCAAGCTTGACAGGTCAATGAAAGGGGCGAGGTCGTCAGGTAAGGTTCTCAATCAAATATTACTTGCAACGACCGGACTTTTCACCATACAGCAAGGTAGTAGGCTTGTAAACGACATCATCCAGGTAAGGGGTGAAATAGAAAAGCTACAGGTTTCATTTGAAACAATGCTGCAAAGCAAGGCGGATGCCGAAAGGCTGATGGCCGACATCGTTCAAATTGCGACAAGCACCCCGTTTAAGTTGACCGAGGTGGCCGATGCCACAAAACAGTTATTGGCTTATGGATTTGCACAGGAGGAAATAAAAGGGGAGTTACTTGCCATTGGCAATGTCGCCAGTGGTGTAGGTGCAACATTCCAAGAGGTCGCCTATGCATATGGTACCTTGAAAACACAGGGAAGGGCATTTGCAAGGGATATACGCCAGTTCACAACTAGAGGTATTCCAGTAGTTAGAGAGCTTGCAGAACAGTTCAATGTTACCGAGAAGGAAATAAATGAAATGGTTTCCGCCGGTAAGATAGGATTTCCGGAGGTACAGAAAGCTTTCCAATCCCTTACAACTGAAGGAGGTATATTTTTTAACCTCATGGAAAAGCAATCCGAGACTGTTACCGGTCAGATTGCCAAGCTACAGGACAGGTTGCAATTGATGTTCAATGAAATTGGGAAATCAAATGAAGGCTTGATAAAAGGTGGCATACAGTCGATTTCATTCCTTATAGAAAATTACGAACGTGTAATAGATACTATTGGCGTTCTTGTTACAGCATATGGATCCTACCGTGCCGCGCTGGTAATCACGCAAGCACTTGAAGCTGCAGTAACGGCAGGGGAAATAAAAAGCGTATCTGTTAAGGGATTATTGAGACTTGCTACGCTTAACCTCCAAAAAGCACAAGCGTTATTAAATACCACGATGTTGGCAAACCCATACGTTGCCGTGGCGACAGCTTTGGGGGTCTTGGTAGGCGCATTTGTGTTCTTAAGGGATGAAGTAGAAGAGGTAGAAAAGAGCCAGGATAGACTTAACCGATTATACACTGATGTAAATAATTCAGTGAGTGAACAACAGGCTAAAATAGGTCAGTTGGTCAGCATATTGCAGGACCAAAACGTAGCCGAATCGGTAAGATTGAAAGCTTACAAAGACCTTAACAATATATCGCCTGATATTGTCCGTGGATTATCATTTGAAGAGGCCAAAACAAAGGATTTGACCGCTGCAATTTATGGCTACATCAATGCACTTAGGGACAGAAGGGAAGAGGAAGCACTCATAAATGAGGGCGTTACCATTGCCCAAAAGAGAGCCGAGCTTGAACAGCGTTTAATAGACCAACAGGAAAGGCTTAACCAACTAAGAAAGGAAAGCCAAACCCTTTCAAGTTCCGGCGCTGCATCAAATTCGGGGCAGATAGCAGCCGCAAACAGGGAGATCCAAACGACACAGGAGAACCTTTCACGGCTACTGCAATCACAGGAAGATATCAACCGTAAACTTGGTGATACTTTTGACGATACATCAGAATCGGTACAAAAACAGATCGAGTTTTATAAGCAGGTACAAAAGGCCTTCAAAGACACATCATCTGAATACAAGCAGTATGAGGACGAGATACAAAAACTAAGGGAAAAACTAACTGATACCGAGGATCAACCGGAAAGGGCTGCACAAAACAAAGCATACTTTGAACAGATAATCCAAGAAAACACAGAAGGGTTAAACGCACTTGACAAATCAGCTGATGACTTTGAAAAAAGAGCGAAGGAATACAGAGAAAAGATACTTTCCGCTCAACAAAACCTGGAGGCATTTAGCACAAAGTCCGATAAGAAAGAGCAAAATGAAGCCGTAAAAGAAAGGGAGGAGGTATTAAAAGAGCTTGAAAAGCTGGAAGATAAGTATTACAAAAAATCATTCGAACGGGGAGAACAGGAGATAAGGGATACAGAGAGAAGGTTCAAAGAGCTTAGGGAACTGGCAGTCAAAAACGGATTGGGAGGACGTGTAGTGGATAGAATTGATAGCCTGGAAGATAGGGCTACCGGTGATATTGCATACAGGACAGAAACCAGTCTTTTGGAGGACGAGCTCAAAAAAAGGGAGCAGCTTTACAGGGAATATACCGACTACGTGAACGATTTTGGAATTCAGGCAGCAAGGGAAAGGTATGGCGTGGAGCTCGAAGAGGTTAAAAGCTACATCGAAAAGGCGCAAAAGGAATATCAAAACCTTGCATCCACGCCCGCAGGGGACAGGTCAGGGGTAGAACAAGAGAGATTGGAGTTCTTGCAGGAGGTATTGGATAAAGAGAAGGAATACCAAAACAAGCAGTACGACCAACTACTGTTAAGCGTACAAAATTATGAGCAAAAAAGAAATGCATTAACCGAGCAATACCAACGTGAAAGGGCTGAAATAGTATCAAGGGGTGATTTTGAATACCTACAGGAATTTGATAGGCAGTTCAAAGAACAGATTACAAAGCTGAATGAAGAGGCGGCAATTAATGTTACCGGTTTTCAAAAATTCTTTGACAACATCGAAACGATGTCAAGGAGCGCGGCACTGGAAGGTATTGCCCAATTGAGAAAAGAGTTTGAGAAGCTTTTCAAAAAGGGATTGATTGACGAAGGTCAGCTGGACAACTTCATTACATTCCTTAGAAATGCAGAAGAAAACGTACAGAATGAACTACCTGAAGGCCTATCTGAAATATCATCCCAATTAAATGATATTGTTGGCACGATTGGAGATGTAAACAGCGGATTTGGTCAAACATTGCGTGTGGTTTCCGATCTAATACAAAGAACTGCACAGGTAAAGACCAACATAGAAGCATTCAAGACAGCTCAAAGCACGGGTAATGCACTTGGTGCCATTGGGGCAGGTTTGGGCATTGCCGGTGGTGTATTTGCGGGAATACAGGCAGTGGCCGGTATAGTCAATTCAATTTCACAGCAATCAAGACTTGCCGAACAACAGGTTTTGGAGTTCCAAAGCAAGGTTGAAAAAGGAGAGTTGAGGCTTAATGCCCTTTATAGGGAGAGAAGGGCACTGGCCGCTGAAATTGAAAACTCCATGACTAAGAACTTCCAATCACAGACCAATGCACTCCAGCAAAACATAAGGGAGATAAATGAAGAGTTCAATGGTATTTTTGGGCAGTTGACAAGATCAGTAAGTGGCGAAGATTTAAGCAAACTTAATGATAGTTTCTATCAAGATTCCAATAACCTTTTTAAAAAATACATGGACAAACTTGGGGATTCTGTTTACGAGGTAGAACCAAGGATAGAACGTGGATTTTTAGGAATCGGAAAAACAGTGGTGAGGCAATTTGAATCATTGGCAGGAATGTCATATGAGAATATTGAAAAGATTTACGACCAGTTAACACCACAGGCCAAAGAGCTTTTTGATCAGCTCAAAGAGCAACGTGCCGAAATGGAGGAATGGACACAACAGCTTGAAGAGTTACGGGAAGCTTATAAAGATGCGCTGGTAGGTGGTATTGATGGGTTGAGCATTGCAGATACAATAATTGAAGGTTTTAGGCAGGGAAAAAGGGCGGCCGAAGATTTTGGAACAGACCTGGAAGAGATAGTAAGGAATGCCATGTTGGAAGGCTTCAAATACAGGATACTCGAAGAGCCATTGAACAAAATAATAGACCAGTTTGGAGAAGATGCGCTGGACGGGCTAGACAATAATGAAATTGAAAAGTTTGTAAAAAGTGTGAACGGTGTGATCACATCATCAGGCCCGGCATTCGATGCTATGAACAAAGCATTGTCAGAAGTAGGGATATCACTTGAAGAAACGCAGTCCAATGCCGGTAGCGCGGTAGGATCCATACAGAGGTCGATAACAGAAGAGACGGGATCGGAATTGGCCGGGCTTTTCAGGTCATTTTATGACAATCAGAAAATTGCAAACAACTACCTGTTCGAACAATTACAGATAGGGTTGCAACAGGTCAATTACCTGCAAGAAATAGCGCAATGGCAAGCTAGGTCTTATAAGGAATTGGTTTCTATAAACAGAAATACCAAGGGCAATTCAAACGGGTATGACAGGCCATGA
- a CDS encoding site-specific integrase: MAEFNYYLRDKGKDGETPITLFISYNSKRLKYPSLEKIHPKLWNDKKQLAKEVQAFPAHKIFNDTLSHIKGTAEKVFRQLKLKLERSPLPSELKDQLDIELNRAAIKEHETDKPITLIELFDRFITEAENGIRLTATGKRYDKRTIQKYRTTKNKLAEFGKSYHLTFDTINHSFYSKFVAYLNNEGYKLNSVGKYIMIIKTFLNYATEMGYNTNMYFKSSKFKAYSVTGFSIYLTVKELEELYKEDLSKTPHLERVRDLFLVGAWTGLRFSDFTTIKPENIQDGFLHIKTQKTGEKVIIPIHPTVKAIMAKYEGKYPNSLPPPISNQKMNDYLKDITKQVECLEEVVEAEYIKGGHKVTEMRPKWEFVTTHTARRSFATNVYKSGFPAISLMKITGHRTESAFLKYIKVKPEDVAVQLAEHWKESVLKVV, from the coding sequence ATGGCAGAATTCAATTATTACCTTCGGGACAAGGGTAAAGACGGGGAGACACCAATTACGCTTTTCATATCCTATAACAGTAAAAGGCTGAAGTATCCCTCACTGGAAAAAATCCATCCCAAATTATGGAACGACAAAAAGCAATTGGCCAAAGAGGTACAGGCTTTCCCGGCCCACAAGATTTTTAATGACACCCTTTCCCATATCAAAGGCACTGCAGAAAAAGTATTCAGACAGTTAAAGCTAAAACTGGAAAGGTCCCCATTACCCTCCGAGCTAAAAGATCAGCTGGACATTGAGCTAAACAGGGCCGCAATAAAAGAACATGAAACAGATAAGCCTATAACTCTAATTGAGCTTTTCGACAGGTTCATTACAGAGGCAGAAAACGGGATCAGGCTTACAGCCACCGGTAAACGATACGATAAAAGGACAATCCAAAAGTACAGGACCACAAAGAACAAGCTGGCAGAATTTGGGAAATCATATCACCTTACCTTTGACACCATCAACCATAGCTTTTACTCCAAGTTTGTTGCTTATTTGAATAATGAAGGATATAAGCTGAATTCAGTAGGTAAGTACATAATGATTATCAAAACCTTTTTGAACTATGCTACTGAAATGGGCTACAATACCAACATGTACTTTAAATCCTCTAAGTTTAAAGCCTACAGTGTCACAGGGTTTTCAATATACCTAACAGTCAAAGAACTTGAGGAGCTATACAAAGAGGACTTATCAAAAACCCCTCACCTCGAAAGGGTGCGGGATCTATTTTTAGTTGGGGCCTGGACTGGGCTTAGGTTCTCAGATTTCACGACTATTAAACCGGAAAACATACAGGATGGTTTTTTACACATCAAAACACAGAAAACAGGTGAAAAGGTGATAATACCTATCCATCCGACAGTTAAGGCCATCATGGCAAAATATGAGGGCAAATACCCTAACAGTTTACCCCCTCCTATCTCTAACCAAAAAATGAACGACTATCTAAAGGATATCACCAAACAAGTGGAATGTTTGGAAGAGGTAGTAGAGGCAGAATACATTAAGGGCGGCCATAAGGTAACGGAAATGAGGCCAAAATGGGAATTTGTAACAACTCACACGGCTAGAAGGTCATTTGCGACCAACGTCTATAAAAGTGGTTTTCCGGCTATTAGTCTTATGAAAATCACAGGCCACCGAACAGAAAGTGCGTTCTTGAAGTACATTAAAGTAAAGCCGGAAGATGTAGCCGTACAGTTGGCAGAACATTGGAAAGAATCAGTTTTAAAAGTTGTTTGA
- a CDS encoding VOC family protein produces the protein MLSTSTAFSSFSVKDIKKARHFYGDKLGLTVTTNSMGILEVETTGNQPIIIYPKPDHQPAVFTVLNFLVDDIEKAVDALIAKGIVFEQYTGDIQTDAKGICRSDQGPQVAWFKDPEGNILSVLEE, from the coding sequence ATGTTATCAACCAGCACCGCATTCAGCAGTTTTTCCGTAAAAGACATCAAAAAAGCCCGGCATTTCTATGGTGACAAATTAGGCCTGACCGTAACGACAAACTCCATGGGCATTTTGGAGGTAGAGACCACCGGTAATCAGCCCATCATCATCTATCCCAAGCCTGACCATCAGCCTGCAGTCTTTACCGTATTGAATTTCCTAGTGGATGATATCGAAAAGGCCGTGGACGCATTGATTGCCAAAGGCATCGTCTTCGAACAATATACCGGTGATATCCAAACCGATGCAAAGGGCATCTGCAGAAGTGACCAAGGTCCCCAAGTCGCTTGGTTCAAGGACCCAGAAGGAAACATTCTATCGGTCTTGGAAGAATAA
- a CDS encoding 30S ribosomal protein S16, giving the protein MAVKIRLARRGRKRLAIYDVVVADARAPRDGRFIEKIGSYNPNTDPASININNDRALQWLLNGAQPTDTVKAMLSYRGVLLKKHLQIGVLKGAITQEEADKKFQAWIDEKETSITGKKDKIAQAKEDARKKAHEAEVAKNEARLEAIKKREEEAKAAAEAEAAEAEAPAEGEESEAPAAESNEEEENKG; this is encoded by the coding sequence ATGGCAGTAAAAATCAGATTAGCTCGTAGAGGTAGAAAAAGATTAGCCATCTACGATGTCGTTGTAGCTGATGCAAGAGCTCCACGTGATGGACGCTTTATCGAAAAAATCGGTTCGTATAACCCGAACACTGACCCTGCTTCTATCAACATCAATAATGATAGAGCATTGCAATGGTTGCTTAACGGTGCCCAACCTACGGACACTGTAAAAGCGATGCTTTCTTACCGTGGTGTATTGCTTAAAAAACACCTTCAGATCGGTGTCTTGAAAGGCGCGATCACCCAGGAGGAAGCAGACAAGAAATTCCAAGCTTGGATCGACGAAAAAGAAACTTCCATCACTGGCAAGAAAGACAAAATCGCCCAAGCCAAGGAAGATGCCCGTAAGAAGGCTCATGAGGCTGAAGTCGCCAAAAATGAGGCCCGTCTTGAGGCAATCAAGAAAAGAGAAGAAGAAGCCAAAGCCGCTGCTGAGGCAGAAGCCGCTGAAGCTGAAGCTCCTGCTGAAGGCGAGGAAAGCGAAGCACCTGCTGCTGAAAGCAACGAAGAAGAAGAAAACAAAGGTTAA
- a CDS encoding nuclear transport factor 2 family protein, translating into MTEKGKFLKKFNEAFAASDVNYIAAHVTDDIEWTIVGDKTLRGKAAFIEALEKMAVDTAGKAEIAQIITHGKEAAVRGAIIMPAEKTRKFAFCDTYVFSGFKNPKISKMVSFVQEIT; encoded by the coding sequence ATGACCGAAAAAGGAAAATTTCTAAAGAAGTTCAACGAAGCTTTCGCAGCCAGTGATGTAAACTATATCGCAGCACATGTCACAGACGATATCGAATGGACCATTGTCGGGGACAAGACCTTGAGGGGCAAAGCAGCGTTCATTGAAGCTCTCGAAAAAATGGCCGTAGATACGGCAGGAAAGGCAGAAATAGCGCAGATCATTACGCATGGCAAAGAAGCCGCCGTCAGGGGTGCGATCATCATGCCCGCGGAAAAAACCAGAAAGTTTGCTTTCTGTGACACTTATGTGTTCAGTGGATTTAAAAATCCAAAAATCAGTAAAATGGTATCTTTTGTTCAAGAAATCACATAA
- a CDS encoding helix-turn-helix domain-containing protein, producing the protein MELIVSTPEQLRSIIASALEEYGIKHQSPVKSPETKKEKFLTRQEAAKTLKVTLQTLHNWTNSGLLKSYSIGGRVLYRTDEVEAALTEVKTVKY; encoded by the coding sequence ATGGAGCTAATAGTAAGCACACCCGAGCAACTACGATCAATCATTGCTAGCGCCCTAGAAGAGTACGGTATTAAACACCAATCACCGGTCAAAAGTCCGGAAACAAAAAAAGAAAAATTCCTTACCCGCCAAGAGGCGGCAAAAACCCTAAAAGTAACATTACAGACCCTCCACAATTGGACAAACAGCGGGTTACTGAAAAGCTACTCAATCGGCGGTAGGGTACTTTACCGTACCGATGAGGTAGAAGCAGCCCTAACCGAAGTAAAAACTGTTAAGTACTAA